From Amphiprion ocellaris isolate individual 3 ecotype Okinawa chromosome 10, ASM2253959v1, whole genome shotgun sequence, one genomic window encodes:
- the gng12a gene encoding guanine nucleotide-binding protein G(I)/G(S)/G(O) subunit gamma-12a produces the protein MSSKPHSSNNIAHARRTVQQLRIEASIERIKVSKASADIMNYCSEHARNDPLLMGIPASDNPFKDKKPCTIL, from the exons ATGTCTTCAAAGCCACACAGTTCCAATAACATCGCCCATGCCCGGCGGACGGTGCAGCAGCTGAGAATAGAGGCGAGCATTGAGAGGATAAAG GTATCCAAGGCCTCTGCAGACATTATGAACTACTGCAGTGAACACGCCAGAAACGATCCTCTCCTCATGGGCATCCCTGCTTCAGACAATCCCTTCAAGGACAAAAAGCCCTGCACTATATTGTAG
- the gadd45aa gene encoding growth arrest and DNA-damage-inducible, alpha, a, with protein MYNMTFEELNGDYSQERMDTVAKALEEVLTSALPQGCITVGVYEAAKSLNVDPDNVVLCILATDDEDVKDVALQIHFTLIQAFCCENDINILRVNNTRRLAEILGGGGGGGKQSGGEPLDVHCVLVTSPHSTSWKDPALSKLNRFCRESRCMDQWVPIINLPER; from the exons ATGTACAACATGACATTTGAGGAACTAAATGGGGATTACTCTCAGGAAAG AATGGATACAGTGGCGAAAGCTTTGGAAGAAGTCCTGACCTCTGCCTTGCCACAGGGCTGCATTACAGTGGGAGTCTACGAGGCTGCCAAGTCCCTCAATGT AGACCCTGATAATGTGGTTTTGTGCATCCTGGCTACCGATGACGAAGACGTCAAAGATGTGGCCCTGCAGATCCACTTCACCCTCATTCAGGCTTTCTGCTGTGAGAATGACATCAACATCCTGAGAGTCAACAACACCAGGCGCCTGGCAGAAATActgggtggaggaggaggcggtggGAAGCAGAGTGGGGGCGAACCTCTGGATGTACACTGCGTCCTTGTCACT agcCCACATTCTACATCATGGAAGGACCCCGCTCTGAGCAAACTGAACCGGTTCTGCAGAGAGAGCCGCTGTATGGACCAGTGGGTACCCATCATTAATCTGCCTGAACGATGA